The genomic segment CTCCGGGGTGAAGCCGTGATACGTGACGTCAATCGTCGCGTTGGAGGACGATCCGGGCGTCGTCGCCAGTGAGGCCCGCCGCCATGGCGGCGCCACGTAGCTGCGATGCACCCGGGGATCGGCCAGCAGCACGCATCGCGCGCCGTGGACATCCGCCACTCGTCGCGGGCTCAGGGCCTGCGTCGCCGGCACGAGCGTCCACGCGGACACCAACACGAAGGCCGCGAGACACACCCGTGGCCGCACACACGACGACCGTGGGCCCATGAGAGGTCCTCCTGGGGGAGCTGCGCGTGGGGCTGGGGAGACAGTTATCATACCAAACTGGCCTATAATCGCGCTCGACCGCCGTCGTACCGCTGATGCCGCCCCCCGCAAACGTCCTGCCATTCCTGGTGGCGTTCGGCGTCACGCTCGCCCTGACCCCCCTCGTGCGCACGATCGCCCTCCGTTCCGGAGCGGTAGCCTGGCCGCGGCGCGACCGCTGGAAGCAGACGCCGGTGGCGCTGTTGGGGGGAGCCGCGGTCGTCGCGGGGGTGCTTGCCGCGGCGGTTGTATCGGGGGTGACGGAGGCCCGACAGTGGGCGGTCATCGCCTGCGGCGCGAGCCTGTTCTTCGTCGGGCTGGTGGACGACTTCGTCCGCCTCAAGCCCAGCACCAAACTCACCGCGCAGATCGCCGTCGCCTGCCTGGCGGTCACGCTGGGCGTGACGCTTCAGTGGACCGGTTCCGCGGTCGTGAACGCGCTGTCCACCATCGTGTGGATCGTCGGCATCGCCAACGCCGTCAACCTGCTCGACAACATGGACGGCCTGTGCGCCGGCGTCTCCGGGATTGCCGCACTGTCGTTCGCTGTCGGCAGCCTGGACGCCGGCGTCGGATCCTACGGCGCCGCGGTCGCGGGCGCGTGCGCGGCGTTCCTCGTCTACAACTTCAATCCCGCCTCGATCTTTCTCGGCGACAGCGGCAGCCTGTTCCTGGGCGGCACGCTCGGCGTGCTGGGCGTGTCTGCGGGGGGCAGCGGGCGCGCCGGCCTGACCTCGACGCTGGCGATTCCGGCGCTGATTCTCCTGATTCCAATCTTCGACACGCTGTTCGTGACCGTGCTCCGCAAGCTGTCCGCGCGGGCTGCATCGGAAGGGGGGCGCGACCACACGTCGCACCGGCTCGTCGCCTTCGGCTTCTCGGAGCGTCAGACGGTCATCCTGTTCTACGCGCTGGCCGCGGTCAGCGGCGGAACCGCCGCCGGTCTGGCGCATTTCGCCTGGACGGAGGGGCCGATCCTGCTCGGCGTGCTCTTCCTGGTGCTGATCCTCCTGGCGCTGCAACTGGCGCGGGTGAAGGTCTACGCCGGACAGGACTTCTCGGCGCTGCGCGACCGCACCTACACGCCGCTTCTGATCGACGTCACCTACAAGCGGCGCATCTTCGAAGTGCTCCTCGATCTCGCGCTGGTCACCTTCGCCTACTACGCCGCGTACGTCATCCGGTTCGATCGCGACTTCCCGCTCTACTACGACCTGCTCAGCCGCTCGGTGCCGATCGTCATCGCCTGTCAGATGATCAGCCTCTTCGTCATGGGGGCCTATCGCGGCGTCTGGCGGTACTTCAGCACGTCCGACGTCGGCACCTACGTCAAAGGGGTGGTCATGGGGACGACGCTGAGCATTCTGGCGCTGGTCTACCTGTATCGCTTCGAGGGGTATTCGCGCGGGGTGTTCATCATCGACGCGATGATCCTCGGGCTGCTGGTGATCGGCAGCCGCGCCTCCTTCCGGCTGCTGACCGACGTCGCCAGCCGCCACGGGATGGGGGAAGGACGCGCGATCATCTACGGCGCCGGCGACGGCGGCGCGATGCTCGTCCGCGAGCTGCGGAACAATCCCATCTACCCGTACCGGCCGATCGGCTTTCTCGACGACAGCGCCGGCAAGGCGAACCGGCGGATTCTGGGAATTCCGGTGTTCGGCGGCGTGGATCGCGCCGCGGCCGTGTTGCAGCAGCACCGGCCGCGCGCCGTGATCCTCAGCACGGACAAGATTCCGGCCGAGCACGTGCTTCGGATACAGGCCGCGTGCCGCGCGGCGGGCGTGCCGCTGCTGCGATTCGCGTTCACGCTGCGGGATGTGACGGAAGGGGATGGTGTCCCGCCGCACGCGGCGGGACACCCTTGACTACGCGCGTTCAGCGTCCGCTGAGCGACGCGATCATCTGCAGGCCCGTCTCCATCGCGGCGCCGGTGTAGTAGCCGAACTGCGCCGGGATCGCCGAGCTGATGATCTGGAACCATCGCCCGTCCGCCGGGTTGTAGACGATCAGGTCGGCCAGGCCGTCGCGGTTGATGTCCGTGACCGTCGGGACGAAGCCGCCCGCCCACACGAACGGCGCGTGATTGTACAGCCAGCCGTCACCGGTCGACACCACCACGTACCAGTCGCCGGTCGTCTGGTTGTAGACGAACACGTCGTCTTTGCGGTCGCCGGTGAAGTCGCCGACGCGCGGCGTCCAGCCGAGGCTCCACTGGCCGTTGACGTAGCGTTCAGGCCCGGTGTTCGTCGGGAAGAAGACCTTGTACCAACGGCCGTCCGTGCCGTAGAGCAGCAGGTCGGTGCGCGAGTCCCCGTCGAAGTCGCCCGGCATCACCGTCCAGCCGGTCCACCACCGCAGCGAGCCCTCGACATACGCCGAGAAGGCGCCGTTCGGCGCGTTCAGCGCCCTGACGTAGCGGCCGGTGTCGGCGTTACCGGGCGTCTTGTTGTAGACGAAGATGTCGGTGATGCCGTCGGCGTTGAAGTCGCCGGTGTAGACCTCCCAGTTCCGGCTCCACACGCCGCTCGTCTGCTGGAAGACCCAGCTGGCATCGGTGAACTGCTTCGTCCAGTTGCCCGTCGCCTTGCTGTAGGTGAAGATGTCGTCGCGGCCGTCGCCGTTGAAGTCTCCCGCCACGACGGTCAGCCCAGCCGCCCACCCATACTCGGTGAACGTGAAGGTGGTGTCGCCGTTGTTGATGCCGCGCAGCGCGTAGCCCGTCGCCGCGTTGTAGGTGAGGATGTCGCTCAGGCCGTCGCCGTTGAAGTCGGCGGTGACCACCGAGCTTCCCGCTCCCCATCCGTACCCGTGATTGAGCTCGGTGAAGGTTCCCAGGTTGCCTGACAGCAGGTACCCGCCGCCGTCGGTGCCGTGGTACGCGAACACGTCGCCGCCGCCCGCGGCGTTGAGGCTGAGCGCGCGGCTGACGCCGGCGACGAAATACACCGCGTTCGACTGCGCGTCTGCATCGGCGCTGGATCCGGAGACCTTGACGCTGACCCGGACCGCCTGGTTGCCCGAGACCGCCAGGATGACCGCCGACGGGGACGCGTCATACGCGCGCATCTCCTGCCAGCCGGTGCCTTCGCGCCAGCGCTCGAAGCGATAGAGCAGCGTCCCGCTGCCGCCCGAGGCCGTCGCCGTCCACGTGACGGACGTGCCGGCGAGCGGCGGCAGCACGTGGCTCGGGTTCAGCGCCGAGATGCTCGGGCCTGCCGGCGGCGGCGGCGGAGGCGGGGGAGGCGGAGGAACGGTGGTTCCGCCGCCGGCCTGCACCAGGCCGCCACGCATGCCGCCGGTCTGCTGCGTCGCGACGAGCCACCGCGAGCTGATGGGATCCATCGCGATCGCGGGGTTGTAGCTGGGCCACTTGCCGTCCCACGCGACGACCAGCGAGGCGGCGGCCTTGGGCGACAGCGTATCGTCGAGCTCGACGACGTAGAGGCCCGCGCCCCAGCCCTTGACCGTGAGCAGTGAAGTCCTGGAGGCGTCGTTGTAGCGGATCGTGAGATCGCCCGCGCCCCACCCGGGATCCTGGCGGTATAGCTTGTGCGCGCTCATGTTGCCGATCGTGTCGATGGTGCGCAGATACGCGTAGTTATTCTGGTACCACGTCGCGGCGAACGCGTTGATCTGTTTGTTGAACGTCACCGACGGATCGTCCGCCCTCGACGTGTGGTCGTCGAGGTAGAACACGTCGCCGATGCCGGAGAAATCGGACTTGCGGAACAGGCGGCTGTAGATGACGCCGAAGATGGGCGCGATGTCGCCATAGCCGGCGGCGAGACACGCGTCGGTCGTCGCGCAGGCCACCCCCGGCCAGCTCTGATAGTTCACGCCGTCGCCAATCGGCGTGGGCTGGCTGACGCCCAGGTTCGGGCTGAAGCGCACCACGTGCGGCTGCGGCACGAGACCGGTCAGCCTGATGCCCACGATCCAGTCGGTTCCCGTCCACGCCGCCGACGCCTTTTCGGCGCCGTTGGAGTCGATCCCGATCCAGCCCAGCGGAACGCGGTCAGTGACCGTCGGCGTCCCCGAACCGTACCGCACGATACGGCCGAACTCGGTGTGCCCGGACCCCGTCGTCGACAGGTAGGTCACCAGGAACATCGGATCGTTTGCGGAGCCGCCCGCGGTGACGGTCGACCACCCTGTATACCCTTCATTGCCGCCGGCGATGCTGAATGGAGCGCCAAGGGCGACACCGGAAGCCGAGATGAAACGTCCGCGAACGGGTGACCCGGCGAGCGTCTCCAGGTAGACGGTGCCGTCGAACGCCAGACTGTTGCGGCCGGCGGGAATCTCCGCGGTGGACACGCCGGTGATTGAGATTTGTGCGAGGACTGGTGCGGCAACGAGCAAGGCCATCAGCGTGGCGCCGCATGTGGTTCTTCGGTTCATTCGACCGTCCCTTGACGACTTTTTCGCAGGGTTGGCGCCCTCGTGGGGCGATCCGTCCTAGACGTTTTTCGGTTCGTGACGCGTGGAGGAACAGGGGGCGCACAAAGGTAACGGCATCAAAGGCTTGTTGTCAATGCACACGTTTGTTATCGTTCGACGGGTGACCCTCCCGCCGCGCCCTTTCCTCAGGTTTTCCGTCGCAATTCTCCTCGCGCTCGGCATCCCCCCGGTCGTCCGCGCACAGGGGACGCCCGCCCGCGATCAGGCGAAGGCGCGCATCGACGCGGCTCTGGCAAAACGCGAGGTGCCCTCTGCCCTCGCGGCCTACGACGCGTATGTCGCCTCCGGGAAACCGGACTTCGAGCTGCTGCGCCCGATTGCCCGCGCCACGCTCGAGTCCCTGGCACGGGGCGCCGCAGCCCGATCGGTGGCGGCGCCGGCCCTGGAGCGGCTTGCAGGCGCCGGGGATCAGGCGGCGCTGCGGACGCTGCGGGAATTTTCCGCGTCGGAGACGCCCGACACGCCCGAGAGTGCCGCGGCCACGCTCGCCCTGGCTCGCCTGGGCGACAAACAGGGCATCGATCGGCTCGGGGCGCTCATCGACGCCGGCTCGGAGATCACACGGGCGCAGCTGATCCGCGCCGCACGGGACGCCGATCTTCGCGGGCTGATCCCGAAGCTCGCGTCGCTGTTGTCGGGAAGCGGGCAGGGTGCGGCCGCGGCCGCGCTGGCGCTCGGAGGGCTGCAGAACCGCGACGTCATCCCCGCGCTCCAGACGCTGTTCGATCAGGGGCAGGGGGTCGTCAAGCTCGCCGCCGGCGTGGCGCTGACGCGGCTGGGGGTGTCGATCGCCGATCAGTACGTGACGAGCTCGCTCGCCAGCGAGACGCCGGATCTCCGGCTGATCGCCGCCGAAGCGTACCAAGGCTCCACCCGCACTCACTGGATCCAGTACGTGCAGGATCTGCGGACCAGTCCGAACGAGATTGCGCGTGTCCGCGCCGCCGAACTGCTCGCGTGCTGCCGCGCCGGCGTTGCGCAGGAGATGCTCCGCGATGCGCTCCGCAGCGCGAATCCGACCGTGCGGGCGGAAGCGGCCCGCGCGCTCGAGCTGCGCGGGTGGTCGGACGCCGCGCGCGCGCGCCGCCTGCTCGACGACCAGTTCGAGATCGTCCGCGTGTACGGCGCCGGCGCCGCGTTGCGCGCCCGCTGACCGCGACCTCGTCAGGACCTCCGCAGCACCACCTCCGACACGAGCGCCGGCGCAGTCCCCACGTTGCGGATCGTGACCGTCGCCGTCTCGCCGCGTTGTTCGACCGATCCTTGAATGGATCCGTGCGGCGAACCGACCGCGTCGAGAGCCCAGCCGGCGACGGCGGCCTGTGAACGAAACGACAGCTGCGCCGCCTGCTGCGGCTCGAGCCGCAGCGCAAGGCTCCCGTCGCGCCCCGGCGTCGCGCGCGCGGCTGCCGCGGCAAACAGCCAGGCCGGAATGGCGACGCTGGACTCCCCGCGGACGATGCCGATGCCCGCCTTGCGGCTGTCCTTGTTCGCATACACCAGCGCCGGGGCGCCGGCAGGCGGAAGCTCCAGCGGCACGGCCGCATACCGTTCGTGGAACTCCGGCATGCGCTGGAGGTCCTCACCGCTGCGATAGAACGGGGGCGACCCCACGTTGAAGACGATCAGATCCGGCTGCCGATCGAACACATAGCGCCCGTCCCCCAGCTCGTGCCCGATCATCCCGCGCCCGATGCCGGCCGGCGGATGCCGAGGCAGGTAGTGGTCGTTGAGGCCGAGCATGTCCAGCGACGGCAACTCCGACCAGTAGGGCAGGCACCCCGCCGCCGTCACGGCGACGAGCGGCCGCTGCCGCTCGAAGGCGCGCTTCAGCTGCAGCGCCAGTTCGCGGCAGTCCCATTCCCATCGCTCGGTCATCGCGCGCCGGCTCTGCTTGTCGGTTTTCTGCCGGGCCGCAAACGGAATGACCAGCGACAGGCAGAGCGCCGCCGCGAGCGCCAGGTAGGCTCGCCTGTGCTGCAGGCGCAGCGCGGCGGCCGCCGCTCCGTCGGCCAGCGCGAACGCGAACACGACCACCAGCGGAACGATGTGCCTGAAAGCGGGAAAGATATCGCCGCCGATGAAGACCACGTACGCGCACCACCCGGCGACAGTCAATGACAGATGGATGCCGCGCCGGCGGCGCTCCCTCGAGGCCAGCGCCGTCGCCAACGAGAGCACGGCGAGCGCGGAGAACGGCAGCAGTGCGGAGAAACCGGCCGAGAGGTACTCCCATCCGGCCCGGAAGTGATCGGCCGACGGCGCGATCTTCACGAGCGCGGTGTTCGGCACCCATTCCCCGTAGTACAGGCGCCGAAACGCCAGTTGCGCAACGTAGAAGCCCGCGGGGACGACGGCCGCCTGCCAGAACCAGCGCCGCGCCGCGAGCAGCGACACGCTGGTCACGGCGGTGAAAAGCGCGCCGTCGGGTCTGGTGAGGCACAGCAGCCCCAGCGTCAACGACAGACCGAGCCGTCCGCTCCGATCGGATCGCTGCCGGTCCAGGACGTCGAGCGTCAGCCCGGTCGCAATCGCGAGCAGCGCACCGTAGAGCGGCTGCTCGAGTCCGCCGATGCTCCAGACCACAATCGGAGCGGCGGTGGCGGTGAACGCCAGCGCGATGACGCCGGCGGCCATGTTGCCGTACGAGACGCGCCGCAGCGATCCCGCCGCAACGGCGAACAGCAGAGCCGCCGTACACGCGACGCCGAGCGCTCGCGCCGCCGCGATGAGATCCGCGCCCGTGAATCCCGCGGCCGCCACCAGCAGGATCCAGAGCAGGTTCGAGTACCCTTCGACCCGCTCGCCGTCGTTCCACGTCAACCCCTGCCCGTCGAGCAGGCGATCCGCATAGCGCAGCGAGATCAGCGCGTCGTCCGAGATGAATGGAAGATACGCGCGCGCGTGATACCAGAGAAGCAGAACGAAAGGCAGGGTGATTGCCGCCGCGATCCAGGTTCGGCGGGTCACGGCCGTCAGCGCACGCACCATCGGAAGCGTTCCGATCATACGGTAACGGCCGGGACCGCTATGCTATAAATTCCTCTTGCCACGGACTTTCGCGGAGAGTGTGCCGCGCGGGCGCCTCGCCCTGGCGCTCCTCCCCGGCCTTGCGTTCGCGGTCTGGTACGCGCTGTCGGCCTCGCGCGCCGCCGGCGGGATGGGATTCCCGCTCGACGATTCGTGGATCCACGCGCAGTTCGCCCGCAACCTCGCCACCGGCCATGGGTTCTCGTACACGGGCGGACGCGCCGTCTCCGGATCCACAGCACCGTTGTGGACCGTCGCGCTCGCCGCCGCGTACTTCATCGTCCGGAACATGATCGCGGCGGCGTTGATCGCCGGCGTTGCCTGTCAGCTGACGGCGGGCTACTACGCGGTTCGCCTGACGCAGTTGTTCGACGTGCCGCGCGCGGTCGCGCTTCTCGCGGCGCCGCTCGCGGTCGTCACGCCGGTCATGGTCTGGGGCGCGGTGTCCGGCATGGAAGTGCCGCTCGCGGCGATGCTCGTTCTGGCGGGGCTCTACCACTACCTCCGCGCCGGCGACGCCCGCGGCCCGCGGTGGATCGGCGCGGCGCTCCTCGGCCTCGCCGCCCTCGCACGCCCCGAGAGCCTGGCGATCGCGGCAATCGTCGTCGGCACCGAGTGGCTGCGCCCGGGTCCCATCGGCATGCGCGCGCTGCGGTTCGCCGAGGGATCGCTGATCGTGGCGGTCGTGTTCGCGCCGCTCGTGCTGTTCAGCTGGTACACGATCGGCCACCCGCTGCCCACGACCTTCTACGCCAAGAGCGGTCCCGGCATTCTGCAGGCGCT from the Vicinamibacterales bacterium genome contains:
- a CDS encoding HEAT repeat domain-containing protein, whose protein sequence is MHTFVIVRRVTLPPRPFLRFSVAILLALGIPPVVRAQGTPARDQAKARIDAALAKREVPSALAAYDAYVASGKPDFELLRPIARATLESLARGAAARSVAAPALERLAGAGDQAALRTLREFSASETPDTPESAAATLALARLGDKQGIDRLGALIDAGSEITRAQLIRAARDADLRGLIPKLASLLSGSGQGAAAAALALGGLQNRDVIPALQTLFDQGQGVVKLAAGVALTRLGVSIADQYVTSSLASETPDLRLIAAEAYQGSTRTHWIQYVQDLRTSPNEIARVRAAELLACCRAGVAQEMLRDALRSANPTVRAEAARALELRGWSDAARARRLLDDQFEIVRVYGAGAALRAR
- a CDS encoding VCBS repeat-containing protein, translated to MALLVAAPVLAQISITGVSTAEIPAGRNSLAFDGTVYLETLAGSPVRGRFISASGVALGAPFSIAGGNEGYTGWSTVTAGGSANDPMFLVTYLSTTGSGHTEFGRIVRYGSGTPTVTDRVPLGWIGIDSNGAEKASAAWTGTDWIVGIRLTGLVPQPHVVRFSPNLGVSQPTPIGDGVNYQSWPGVACATTDACLAAGYGDIAPIFGVIYSRLFRKSDFSGIGDVFYLDDHTSRADDPSVTFNKQINAFAATWYQNNYAYLRTIDTIGNMSAHKLYRQDPGWGAGDLTIRYNDASRTSLLTVKGWGAGLYVVELDDTLSPKAAASLVVAWDGKWPSYNPAIAMDPISSRWLVATQQTGGMRGGLVQAGGGTTVPPPPPPPPPPPAGPSISALNPSHVLPPLAGTSVTWTATASGGSGTLLYRFERWREGTGWQEMRAYDASPSAVILAVSGNQAVRVSVKVSGSSADADAQSNAVYFVAGVSRALSLNAAGGGDVFAYHGTDGGGYLLSGNLGTFTELNHGYGWGAGSSVVTADFNGDGLSDILTYNAATGYALRGINNGDTTFTFTEYGWAAGLTVVAGDFNGDGRDDIFTYSKATGNWTKQFTDASWVFQQTSGVWSRNWEVYTGDFNADGITDIFVYNKTPGNADTGRYVRALNAPNGAFSAYVEGSLRWWTGWTVMPGDFDGDSRTDLLLYGTDGRWYKVFFPTNTGPERYVNGQWSLGWTPRVGDFTGDRKDDVFVYNQTTGDWYVVVSTGDGWLYNHAPFVWAGGFVPTVTDINRDGLADLIVYNPADGRWFQIISSAIPAQFGYYTGAAMETGLQMIASLSGR